The Gemmatimonadaceae bacterium genome contains a region encoding:
- a CDS encoding polysaccharide deacetylase family protein — translation MKLPILVFHKIAPVPPDSQFPRNYVRPEQFDALLGWLRSAGYVSIRFEQYVAHRHGEATLPPKPIILTFDDGYRSNAEIALPIMKKHGFRATIFVVPGHLGQTNRWDAEEKQEPLLSAEEIRELHADGFAFGSHTMHHSRLTAAPAALALEELRASREALEALLQEPVRTICYPWAQHNEAVRRLALEAGYTCGVGIRRRLNRPSTDIMALHRIPVTYLDSTWRVRWDLLRLRFRSE, via the coding sequence TTGAAGCTTCCCATCTTGGTTTTTCACAAGATCGCGCCGGTCCCTCCAGACTCGCAGTTCCCGCGCAACTACGTGCGTCCGGAGCAGTTCGACGCGCTCCTGGGTTGGCTGCGGAGCGCCGGGTACGTGAGCATTCGCTTCGAACAGTATGTCGCGCACCGGCACGGCGAGGCGACGCTGCCGCCCAAGCCGATCATTCTGACCTTTGACGACGGCTACCGTTCCAACGCGGAGATTGCGCTGCCGATCATGAAGAAGCACGGATTCCGCGCCACGATCTTCGTCGTGCCTGGCCATCTCGGGCAGACCAATCGCTGGGACGCCGAGGAGAAGCAGGAGCCACTGCTGTCGGCCGAGGAGATCCGCGAACTGCATGCCGACGGCTTCGCGTTTGGCTCGCATACGATGCATCACTCGCGCCTGACGGCGGCGCCCGCCGCGCTGGCGCTCGAGGAGTTGCGCGCCTCCCGCGAGGCGCTCGAGGCATTGCTGCAGGAGCCGGTGCGCACGATCTGCTATCCCTGGGCGCAGCACAACGAGGCGGTGCGTCGTCTCGCGCTGGAAGCCGGCTACACCTGTGGCGTCGGTATCCGGCGTCGACTCAACCGACCGAGCACCGACATCATGGCGCTACACCGGATTCCAGTGACGTACCTCGACTCGACGTGGCGCGTGCGCTGGGATCTCCTGCGACTGCGGTTCCGGTCCGAATGA
- a CDS encoding glycosyltransferase family 4 protein yields the protein MTYHGLRVAFITSADSFRGSAVSYQHLAEGLRDRSAKVQVFTGHPAVTGPLRAAGIDVVELNLRSTNPKTALQLRRALRLFRAEVLVVDRPRDLRLGLLATAGTKVALVDRYNAHGARPASDLLTRIAYRFFVRQTIFLTHEMAHRVYQAAPWMARPNHRVIPEGVCLRGFRPDSAAGRDFRERHALGNRPFVLAVGALTSEKRTAMIVDAVRQVPERPLLVLCGEGPLRPSLERQAELLDVPVRFLGLLPRAELLGAYNAASVVAHACAVETFGLSVLEAMACGAPVVGVRSGGVREVVGESGDAGLLVDAEDAGAMARAIHSVLADPALAAILRAGARARAMADFSLEKMADAYDLATVAAFLLTTST from the coding sequence ATGACGTACCACGGCCTTCGCGTGGCCTTCATCACCTCGGCGGATTCCTTTCGCGGATCCGCCGTGTCCTACCAGCATCTCGCCGAGGGGCTGCGCGACCGCAGCGCCAAGGTGCAGGTCTTCACGGGCCATCCCGCGGTGACCGGTCCATTGCGGGCGGCCGGGATTGATGTGGTGGAGCTCAACCTGCGCTCGACGAACCCGAAGACCGCGCTGCAACTGCGCCGCGCGCTGCGCCTGTTCCGCGCCGAAGTGCTGGTGGTCGACCGTCCGCGCGACCTGCGGCTCGGCCTGCTCGCGACGGCCGGAACGAAGGTGGCGTTGGTTGACCGCTACAACGCGCATGGGGCGCGTCCGGCGAGCGACCTGCTGACCCGCATCGCGTACCGGTTCTTCGTGCGACAGACGATCTTCCTGACGCACGAGATGGCGCATCGGGTCTATCAGGCGGCGCCGTGGATGGCCCGTCCGAATCACCGCGTGATTCCCGAGGGGGTCTGCCTGCGGGGATTCCGTCCAGACAGCGCGGCGGGACGCGACTTCCGCGAACGCCATGCGCTTGGCAACCGGCCCTTCGTGCTCGCCGTCGGGGCGCTGACGAGCGAGAAGCGCACCGCGATGATCGTCGATGCGGTGCGTCAGGTTCCCGAACGGCCCCTGCTCGTTCTGTGCGGCGAAGGGCCGCTACGACCCTCGCTCGAACGCCAGGCGGAGCTGCTCGATGTGCCGGTGCGGTTTCTGGGACTCCTCCCGCGCGCGGAACTGCTCGGCGCGTACAACGCCGCCTCGGTGGTGGCGCACGCCTGCGCCGTCGAGACGTTCGGGTTGAGCGTGCTGGAGGCCATGGCGTGCGGCGCACCCGTGGTCGGTGTGCGATCGGGCGGAGTGCGTGAGGTGGTCGGCGAGTCGGGCGACGCCGGCCTGCTCGTGGACGCGGAGGATGCCGGGGCGATGGCGAGGGCCATCCACAGCGTCCTGGCCGATCCGGCGCTGGCGGCCATCCTGCGGGCGGGCGCGCGGGCGCGCGCCATGGCGGACTTTTCGCTGGAGAAGATGGCGGACGCCTACGATCTTGCCACCGTTGCCGCCTTCCTGCTGACCACTTCGACCTGA
- a CDS encoding putative metal-dependent hydrolase — translation MSDLRYPIGKFDSAAPVTPQSRNDAIWHLAQLPEKLRDALEALSDAQLDTPYRPDGWTVRQLVHHLADSHLNAVTRVRLALTEDNPTIKPYLEKAWAELPDSQTLAIEPSLQILDGVHARWVALLRSLAPADFARTVVHPEHGRTMSIDFLTALYAWHCLHHVAHITALRDREGW, via the coding sequence ATGTCCGATCTCCGTTATCCTATCGGCAAGTTCGACTCCGCCGCTCCCGTCACGCCGCAGTCGCGCAACGACGCCATCTGGCACCTCGCCCAGCTTCCCGAGAAGCTGCGCGACGCGCTGGAGGCGCTGTCGGATGCCCAGCTCGACACGCCCTATCGCCCCGACGGATGGACTGTCCGCCAGCTCGTGCATCATCTGGCCGACTCGCACCTCAACGCGGTGACGCGCGTCCGGCTGGCGCTCACCGAGGACAACCCGACCATCAAGCCCTACCTCGAGAAGGCGTGGGCTGAGTTGCCTGATTCGCAGACGCTGGCCATCGAGCCTTCGCTGCAGATTCTCGACGGCGTGCACGCGCGCTGGGTCGCGTTGCTGCGGTCGCTCGCCCCGGCCGATTTCGCGCGGACGGTGGTGCATCCTGAGCACGGCCGCACCATGTCCATCGATTTTCTCACGGCGCTGTACGCGTGGCATTGCCTGCATCACGTCGCGCACATCACCGCGCTGCGTGATCGCGAGGGGTGGTAG
- a CDS encoding aminotransferase class V-fold PLP-dependent enzyme, with amino-acid sequence MSNLESHFEPFRRHTIGHDQRFTSPYGEHRIVYADWTASGRLYRPIEERLRDRFGPFVGNTHSESSVTGSAMTLAYHEAHDILKRHVNASPDDLILTVGAGMTAAVNKLQRILGLKAPEGLRKYVTLHEHERPVVFVTHLEHHSNHTSWYETIADVVVVPPDDAGVVSLAALEAQLHQYRDRPVKIGAFSACSNVTGIFTPYHAMARLMHRAGGVALIDFAASAPYVDVDMHPADDPEGFLDAVLFSPHKFLGGPGAAGVIIFNRALYRNTVPDEAGGGTVAWTNPWGEYAFLDDIQAREDAGTPGFLQAIKSALAVQLKDEMTVAAMQAREHVIAPYAMDRLAAIPRVHVLAQGVRQRLAMLSFWVEGVHYNLMVRLLNDRFGVQARGGCSCAGTYGHYLLHVDPSRSKSITDRIDQGDLSDKPGWVRLSFHPSTTMHDIDHAIDAVAECVRNVERWSGDYIYSRTTNEYAHKDGDAALKARVHEWFTL; translated from the coding sequence ATGTCCAATCTCGAATCCCACTTCGAGCCCTTCCGCCGCCATACCATCGGCCACGACCAGCGGTTCACTTCACCGTACGGTGAGCACCGCATCGTCTACGCCGACTGGACCGCCAGCGGGCGCCTGTATCGCCCCATCGAGGAGCGCCTGCGCGATCGTTTCGGCCCGTTCGTGGGCAACACCCACAGCGAGTCGTCGGTGACGGGTTCGGCGATGACGCTCGCCTATCACGAGGCGCACGACATCCTCAAGCGCCACGTCAATGCCTCGCCCGACGACCTGATCCTCACCGTCGGCGCCGGGATGACCGCCGCGGTCAATAAGCTGCAGCGCATCCTCGGCCTCAAGGCACCCGAAGGACTGCGCAAGTATGTCACGCTGCACGAGCACGAACGCCCGGTGGTCTTCGTCACGCACCTGGAGCACCACTCCAATCACACGTCGTGGTACGAGACGATCGCCGACGTCGTGGTGGTGCCGCCCGATGACGCGGGCGTGGTCTCGCTCGCGGCGCTCGAGGCGCAGCTGCACCAGTACCGCGACCGCCCCGTGAAGATCGGCGCCTTCAGCGCCTGCTCGAATGTGACCGGCATCTTCACGCCGTATCACGCGATGGCGCGCCTGATGCACCGCGCCGGCGGCGTTGCCCTCATCGACTTCGCGGCCTCGGCGCCGTATGTGGACGTCGACATGCATCCGGCCGATGACCCGGAGGGCTTCCTCGACGCGGTGCTCTTCTCACCGCACAAGTTCCTCGGCGGGCCGGGCGCGGCAGGCGTGATCATCTTCAATCGCGCGCTCTACCGGAACACGGTGCCGGATGAGGCGGGTGGCGGAACCGTCGCCTGGACCAACCCGTGGGGCGAGTACGCCTTCCTCGACGACATCCAGGCGCGCGAAGACGCCGGCACGCCGGGCTTCCTGCAGGCCATCAAGAGCGCCCTGGCGGTGCAGCTCAAGGACGAGATGACCGTCGCGGCGATGCAGGCCCGCGAGCACGTGATCGCACCGTATGCGATGGATCGGCTCGCGGCGATCCCGCGCGTGCACGTGCTCGCCCAGGGCGTGCGGCAGCGCCTGGCCATGCTCTCGTTCTGGGTGGAAGGCGTGCACTACAACCTGATGGTCCGCCTGCTCAACGACCGGTTCGGCGTGCAGGCGCGCGGCGGCTGCTCCTGCGCCGGGACCTACGGGCACTATCTGCTGCACGTCGACCCGTCACGTTCCAAGTCGATCACGGATCGCATCGACCAGGGCGACCTGTCCGACAAGCCCGGCTGGGTGCGCCTGAGCTTTCACCCCAGCACCACGATGCATGACATCGACCACGCCATCGACGCGGTCGCCGAGTGCGTGCGGAATGTGGAACGATGGTCTGGTGACTATATCTATTCACGCACCACCAACGAATACGCGCACAAGGACGGCGACGCAGCCCTGAAGGCGCGCGTGCACGAATGGTTCACGCTGTAG